From a single Cryptococcus neoformans var. neoformans B-3501A chromosome 3, whole genome shotgun sequence genomic region:
- a CDS encoding hypothetical protein (Match to ESTs gb|CF188879.1|CF188879, gb|CF183776.1|CF183776, gb|CF183361.1|CF183361; HMMPfam hit to FTR1, Iron permease FTR1 family, score: 214.8, E(): 1.6e-61): MAKDLFSVTIFFIVFRETVEAAIIVSVLLSFVEQLMASGGPKKDDAQVQHLSEEEEIKKTKRILRRMRIQIWAGTLTGFIIAVAVGAAFIAVWYTTLTDLWANTEELWEGIFSLIACIIIYVMGLTFLKMDQSRVKWRIKLSEAFAHRAGKALFSFGGNKEDGEPDRPLTEEELAEEQAMKKKARSGKYAIFFLPFITVIREGLEAIVFVGGVSLGQDGASIPIAAIVGLIAGIFVGWCIYRTGSTLALHWFLIVSTCFLFLIGSGLFSKGVYDFEYYRFSSAVGGDVAESGNGPGSFQVAGNVWHLEYGNPEPGAVGTNGGWQIFNAILGWNNTASLGSILSYCFYWIAVIVGLAVMKWHEGRFTIFGRGSKAHGRIQARAEIKRAAEGQVSEGSEKDEGASEEGTARDTTHLNKNGDSPEDSLTPMIENSL; this comes from the exons ATGGCGAAGGACCTGTTCTCggtcaccatcttcttcatcgtcttccgTGAGACGGTCGAGGCGGCCATCATCGTTTC GGTTTTGCTGTCCTTCGTGGAACAGCTTATGGCCTCTGGAGGCCCcaagaaagatgatgcCCAAGTTCAACATCTttcagaggaagaggaaataAAGAAAACGAAACGAATCCTTCGGCGAATGCGTATTCAA ATTTGGGCGGGTACTTTGACTGGTTTCATTATTGCCGTTGCTGTCGGCGCTGCTTTTATTGCTG TC TGGTATACT ACTCTGACAGACTTGTGGGCCAACACAGAAGAATTATGGGAGGGTATTTTCAGTCTTATTG cttgcatcatcatctacGTCATGGGTCTCACCTTTTTGAAGATGGACCAATCTCGTGTCAAATGGCGTATCAAGCTTTCCGAAGCTTTCGCTCACCGTGCCGGCAAGGCCCTCTTCAGTTTCGGCGGCAATAAGGAAGATGGCGAGCCTGACAGGCCACTCACCGAGGAGGAACTTGCCGAAGAGCAAgccatgaagaagaaggctcgAAGTGGAAAGTAtgccatcttcttcctgccTTTCATCACTGTGATACGAGAGGGTTTGGAGGCTATTGTCTTCGTTGGTGGT GTTTCTTTGGGTCAAGATGGTGCCTCTATCCCTATTGCTGCGATCGTCGGTCTCATCGCCGGTATCTTCGTTG GTTGGTGTATCTACCGCACTGGCTCTACTCTGGCCCTTCACTGGTTCTTGATTGTTTCTACTTGCTTCTTGTTCCTCATTGGTTCGGGATTATTCAGC AAAGGTGTTTACGATTTCGAATACTAC CGATTCTCTTCTGCTGTCGGTGGTGATGTCGCTGAGTCCGGTAACGGCCCCGGTTCATTCCAGGTTGCTGGTAACGT CTGGCATCTTGAGTACGGAAATCCCGAGCCGGGAGCTGTCGGCACCAACGGTGGTTGGCAGATTTTCAATGCCATTTTGG GTTGGAACAACACTGCTTCTCTCGGATCTATCCTCTCTTACTGTTTCTATTGGATTGCGGTTATCGTTGGTTTGGCTGTCATGAAGTGGCACGAAGGTCGTTTTACAATCTTTGGTCGAGGCTCTAAGGCCCATGGCCGTATCCAAGCAAGAGCTGAAATAAAGAGGGCTGCCGAGGGTCAAGTTTCAGAAGGATCTGAGAAGGACGAAGGCGCTTCTGAGGAGGGCACCGCTCGCGACACAACGCATCTCAATAAGAATGGGGATTCTCCTGAGGACTCTCTCACTCCCATGATTGAGAATAGCCTTTGA
- a CDS encoding hypothetical protein (Match to ESTs gb|CF185405.1|CF185405, gb|CF185404.1|CF185404; HMMPfam hit to Cu-oxidase, Multicopper oxidase, score: 123.0, E(): 6.8e-34) — translation MPRLSSLFLASATAASVAMAAVHDLYWNITYATANPDQLHNKTQAIGVNGTWPPPPIVVNQGDTLTVHAFNGLESVGTTLHSHGNYFNGSNYYDGAAAVTQCPIPPGETLVYEIPVNDQWGTYWIHGHYKGQYVDGLRAPLIIMPNETNERTDITWDEDFTIIMGDWYHDTSPYLVSSYFLNWVNPTGAEPVPDSVTFYVMNTTSGEYLSSNVAQGVDVTADVNNNAAIPFEPGKKYRIRFINMSALSMLHIYMGGHTFDIIEVDAVDIEPYQSANLTISVAQRYSVLVEALNTTDANYAIMFYQDTDMYDTVPDTLAVNNSVTLQYDASLGPADMFNITDDTWPILDDTRFVPLQAKGSAEADVSYELGAYFDTFDDGTNRAAFNNVTYVMPTTPSLFTQLSMGTDAWDTRIYGQQTHALMMPHLEMIELVIVNWDTGYHPFHLHGHEFQIMGKSFDVTSNDSSINPPVLENQSNPARRDTIMVPPGGSVHIRFRADNPGAWIFHCHIDWHMDSGLAVIMITDPSYSQSKLEIPQTMKDHCAYWGYSATGNVVGLNSTTDFKGEAVGPFPLVMGWTTKAKGALAGCIIAALAGFASVVWYGAEHLDEEEIEAEIRRKAEIKAASGGKFGMIKKVVKRE, via the exons ATGCCTCGATTATCATCCTTGTTCCTCGCCTCAGCAACAGCTGCATCTGTGGCCATGGCAGCTGTTCATGACCTGTATTGGAATATTACCTATGCCACAGCCAACCCGGACCAGCTTCATAACAAAACTCAGGCCATTGGTGTTAACGGTACTTGGCC ACCACCACCGATCGTTGTAAACCAAGGCGATACTCTCACCGTTCATGCGTTTAACGGCCTTGAATCTGTGGGAACCACTCTTCACTCCCATGGCAATTATTTCAATGGTAGCAATTACTACGATGGCGCCGCTGCAGTCACCCAATGTCCTATTCCTCCAGGGGAGACACTTGTCTATGAAATCCCTGTTAATGACCAGTGGGGAACTTATTGGATCCAT GGTCACTATAAAGGCCAATATGTTGATGGCTTGAGAGCTCCTCTTATTATTATGCCTAATGAGACCAACGAGCGAACGGATATCACGTGGGACGAAGACTTCACTATCATCATGGGTGACTGGTATCACGACACTAGTCCCTACCTTGTATCCAGCTACTTTTTGAACTGG GTTAACCCTACTGGCGCTGAGCCCGTTCCTGATTCCGTTACTTTCTACGTTATGAACACCACATCTGGCGAATATCTGAGCAGTAACGTGGCCCAAGGAGTGGATGTTACTGCCGATGTCAACAACAATGCTGCTATCCCCTTCGAGCCTGGAAAGAAGTACCGTATCCGTTTCATCAACATGAGCGCTTTGTCCA TGCTCCATATCTACATGGGTGGTCATACCTTCGACATTATCGAGGTTGACGCCGTCGATATTGAGCCTTACCAGTCCGCCAACCTCACCATCTCCGTCGCTCAGCGATACTCTGTTTTGGTTGAGGCTCTTAACACTACTGACGCCAACTACGCAATCATGTTCTACCAGGACACTGACAT GTATGATACCGTCCCTGACACTCTCGCAGTCAATAACTCGGTCACTCTCCAATACGATGCTTCATTGGGACCTGCGGACATGTTTAACATCACCGATGACACATGGCCTATTCTCGACGACACCCGATTTGTTCCTTTACAAGCCAAGGGAAGTGCCGAAGCTGACGTGAGCTACGAGCTTGGAGCGTACTTTGACACTTTTGATGATGGAACTAATCGTGCTGCCT TCAACAACGT CACCTATGTCATGCCCACCACTCCCAGTCTCTTCACTCAACTCTCCATGGGAACCGACGCTTGGGATACTCGTATCTATGGTCAGCAAACCCACGCCTTGATGATGCCTCATCTCGAGATGATCGAGCTTGTCATCGTCAATTGGGATACTGGCTACCATCCCTTCCACCTGCACGGTCACGAGTTCCAGATCATGGGCAAGTCTTTCGACGTCACTTCAAATGACAGCAGTATTAACCCTCCTGTCTTGGAGAACCAATCGAACCCGGCCAGACG TGACACTATCATGGTTCCTCCTGGAGGTTCTGTCCACATCCGCTTCAGGGCTGATAACCCCGGCGCTTGGATTTTCCACTGCCACATCG ATTGGCACATGGACAGTGGTCTGGCCGTCATCATGATCACCGATCCCAGCTACTCTCAGTCTAAATTAGAAATCCCGCAGACCATGAAAGACCATTGCGCGTACTGGGGCTACAGCGCTACCGGTAACGTCGTTGGTTTGAACTCTACCACCGACTTCAAAGGTGAAGCGGTTGGACCTTTCCCTCTTGTCATG GGTTGGACAACCAAGGCCAAGGGAGCTTTGGCTGGCTGTATCATTGCCGCCTTGGCTGGTTTCGCCTCCGTCGTTTGGTACGGTGCCGAACAtttggacgaagaagagatcgaGGCAGAGATCAGGAGGAAGGCAGAGATCAAGGCTGCTTCCGGTGGCAAGTTCGGAATGATTAagaaggtggtgaagagggagtAA
- a CDS encoding hypothetical protein (HMMPfam hit to AMP_N, Aminopeptidase P, N-terminal domain, score: 138.3, E(): 1.6e-38; HMMPfam hit to Peptidase_M24, metallopeptidase family M24, score: 56.4, E(): 7.8e-14): MRNAAVKFALPRPGMLRQPALSRALLQAPSVISARTYASPSTITSPKPPKFGQPHATTHPHLVRPGELTPGVPGEEYERRRRQLMESLGEGAKVVCMGGTVRLMSQSIFYRFRQSTDFYYLTGFHEPDATVVLESKPSSPKGYKYTLFVPPKDPHDTLWEGERAGLEGATSIFGADEAHSNTSLSSFLPGILSSGTIYASLPPSPSPSPSSQPFHPPSPRRRSSLLKLFSPSTSSSSSTSEFLPSDPPHLLLAGALSSERATPLERHIQKFRMVKSPIEIQLMKKAADISSAAHTKVMRAAKVGGREAELEAVFEFECAMRGSERQAYVPVVASGANALVIHYTKNDCTLAQDDMVLIDAGCEYHMYTSDITRTFPVSGVFTAPQRDLYQAVLNAQKECIKRCRVDDRVNLSELHRASCGLLLEELRQIGFKLSVGDIERTLYPHFLSHHLGSDLHDCPTRDRNAVLIEGNVISIEPGVYVPFDNRFPKHFHGQGIRIEDEVAFTRNGPLVLSANAPKEIADVEGACQGLLE; encoded by the exons ATGAGAAACGCTGCTGTGAAATTCGCCCTCCCCCGTCCCGGCATGCTGAGACAGCCAGCCCTCTCGCGCGCGCTCCTACAAGCCCCGTCTGTCATCTCAG CTCGCACATACGCCTCTCCCTCCACAATCACCTCCCCAAAGCCGCCCAAGTTTGGTCAACCCCATGCAACTACTCACCCACATCTTGTTCGTCCTGGGGAGCTTACACCAGGCGTTCCTGGAGAAGAGTATGAACGACGGAGACGGCAGTTGATGGAGAgtcttggagaaggagcaaaGGTTGTCTGTATGGGCGGGACTGTGAGATTGATGTCTCAGA GTATTTT TTACCGATTTAGACAAT CAACGGACTTTTACTACCTTACTGGTTTCCATGAGCCTGACGCTACTGTGGTTTTGG AGTCGAAGCCTTCATCTCCCAAAGGATACAAGTACACCTTGTTCGTGCCGCCCAAAGATCCTCATGACACATTGTGGGAAGGCGAGCGGGCTGGCCTTGAGGGTGCCACATCAATCTTCGGTGCTGACGAG GCTCATTCTAACAcgtctctttcttctttcctccctgGTATACTCTCTTCAGGTACCATCTACgcatctctccctccatccccctcaccctcaccttcatcccaacctttccaccctccttcacctCGTCGTCGCTCATCGCTCCTCAAGCTATTCTCTCCCtctacatcctcttcatcatcgaccTCCGaattccttccttctgacCCTCcacaccttcttctcgccgGTGCTCTCTCCTCTGAAAGAGCTACCCCGCTTGAAAGACATATCCAGAAATTCCGAATGGTCAAATCGCCTATAGAGATCCaactgatgaagaaggctgctgaTATCAGTAGTGCTGCGCATACCAAGGTGATGAGAGCCGCTAAagtgggaggaagggaggcaGAACTCGAGGCTGTTTTTGAATTTGAGTGTGCAATGAGAGGTAGTGAGAGGCAGGCATACGTTCCCGTTGTTGCTTCCGG GGCCAACGCCTTGGTTATACATTATACCAAGAACGACTGCACATTAGCTCAAGATGAT ATGGTTTTGATCGATGCTGGTTGCGAGTATCACATGTACACCTCCGACATTACCCGTACCTTCCCCGTGTCTGGCGTATTCACTGCACCCCAGCGCGATTTATACCAAGCCGTGTTGAATGCGCAAAAGGAGTGTATCAAGAGGTGTAGAGTGGATGACAGAGTCAACTTGAGCGAACTTCATAGAGCTA GTTGTGGACTATTGctggaagagttgaggcAAATTGGATTCAAATTGAGTGTGGGAGACATTGAACGAACATTG TATCCTCACTTTTTATCACATCACCTAGGCTCTGACCTTCATGACTGTCCTACGAGAGACCGCAATGCTGT CTTGATTGAAGGAAATGTTATATCCATTGAGCCGGGCGTCTATGTACCTTTCGACAATAGATTCCCCAAACACTTCCACGGACAAGGGATCCGAATAGAA GATGAGGTTGCATTCACCAGAAATGGGCCTCTTGTACTTTCAGCCAATGCTCCCAAGGAAATTGCCGATGTGGAGGGTGCTTGTCAAGGACTGTTGGAATAG
- a CDS encoding hypothetical protein (HMMPfam hit to SQS_PSY, Squalene/phytoene synthase, score: 303.4, E(): 3.3e-88), with amino-acid sequence MRSRPASARLHNIHTPSLSIQPTSHLFFVYITKMGIVNNIVTGVTHPMELRAIVNFAIWHDTRDITDTVELPTTHYDRPTMRKCWDFLDLTSRSFARVIRELEGELARTVCLFYLVLRALDTVEDDMTIPNDVKIPLLRAMHTKLYEPGWTFKESKEKDKIVLEEFDAIQTEFSLLDHKYQTVIADICKKMGAGMADFAALATPGKPVAEINSIADYDLYCHYVAGLVGEGLSGLFAASGKERSFIADQLTLSNSMGLLLQKTNIYRDLHEDVIDGRGFWPRAIWSKYGFNSMKELIDPERETEAMWAASEMVLDALRHATDALDYLTLLRCQSVFNFVAIPAVMAIATLERTFMNKKILKENVKIRKGETLRLIMRAMNPRDVSYIFREYARKIHAKVHKDDPNLLKLSIACGKIEQWAEHHYPSFIQIGNAAGNGVQSAIDPVSNDARAALFTRLAKEAQEAAIKARQEKFMADLRAKGLIKEKSGETDGDEEAKKRYEAIQNEQAVSWLMIIGVIVGMLALMAAMGGIVVWVILTVYDE; translated from the exons ATGCGTTCGCGTCCTGCTTCCGCCCGTCTGCACAACATTCATACTCCTTCACTCTCTATACAGCCCACATcccatcttttctttgTATACATCACAAAAATGGGCATAGTAAACAATATTGTGACGG GCGTCACCCACCCC ATGGAGCTTCGGGCCATTGTCAATTTTGCCATTTGGCACGACACTAGGGATATCACTGATACTGTCGAGCTGCCGACGACCCATTATGACCGACCGACCATGCGAAAATGCTGGGATTTCCTCGATTTGACCAGTAGGAGTTTTGCAAGGGTCATCAGGGAGCTGGAAGGAGAACTTGCCAGGACT GTTTGTCTGTTCTATCTTGTGCTCCGTGCACTGGACACCGTCGAGGATGACATGACCATCCCCAACGATGTAAAgattcctcttcttcgcgcGATGCACACCAAGCTTTACGAGCCTGGATGGACATTCAAGGAgtcaaaggaaaaggacaagatTGTCTTGGAGGAGTTCGACGCTATTCAAACAGAGTTTTCTTTGCTCGACCACAA GTACCAGACTGTCATTGCCGATATTTgcaagaagatgggtgCTGGTATGGCCGACTTTGCCGCCCTTGCTACCCCCGGGAAACCTGTAGCTGAAATCAACTCCATTGCCGACTACGACCTTTACTGTCACTACGTCGCTGGTCTCGTCGGCGAAGGTCTTTCTGGTTTGTTCGCTGCCTCTGGCAAGGAACGCTCTTTTATCGCCGATCAACTTACTCTTTCCAACTCTATGggcctccttctccagaAGACTAACATCTACCGTGACTTGCACGAGGACGTTATCGACGGCCGAGGCTTTTGGCCTCGGGCCATCTGGTCAAAGTATGGTTTCAACTCTATGAAGGAGTTGATTGACCCTGAAAGGGAGACTGAGGCAATGTGGGCAGCGAGCGAAATGGTGCTCGATGCGTTGAGACATGCTACGGACGCTTTGGACTACTTGACGCTGTTGAGGTGCCAGAGTGTGTTCAACTTCGTGGCGATCCCTGCTGTCATGGCCATTGCGACTTTGGAGAGGACATTCATGAACAAGAAGATCTTGAAAGAAAATGTGAAGATcaggaagggagaaacTCTCAGG CTGATCATGCGAGCAATGAACCCTCGTGACGTGTCTTACATTTTCCGAGAGTACGCCCGCAAGATTCACGCGAAAGTGCACAAAGACGACcccaacctcctcaaacTTTCCATTGCTTGTGGCAAG ATTGAGCAATGGGCTGAACACCACTACCCCTCATTTATCCAGATCGGCAACGCCGCAGGCAATGGCGTCCAGTCTGCCATTGATCCCGTTAGTAACGATGCACGTGCAGCCTTATTCACGCGTCTCGCTAAGGAGGCACAAGAGGCTGCGATCAAGGCCCGTCAAGAAAAGTTCATGGCCGACCTTCGCGCCAAGGGGCTcatcaaggagaagagcgGTGAAActgatggtgatgaagaggccaAGAAGCGATACGAGGCGATTCAAAATGAACAGGCCGTATCTTGGCTCATGATCATTGGTGTCATTGTCGGTATGTTGGCATTAATGGCTGCTATGGGAGGTATTGTTGTTTGGGTTATTCTGACAGTGTACGATGAG TAA
- a CDS encoding hypothetical protein (HMMPfam hit to SQS_PSY, Squalene/phytoene synthase, score: 303.4, E(): 3.3e-88), translated as MRSRPASARLHNIHTPSLSIQPTSHLFFVYITKMGIVNNIVTGVTHPMELRAIVNFAIWHDTRDITDTVELPTTHYDRPTMRKCWDFLDLTSRSFARVIRELEGELARTVCLFYLVLRALDTVEDDMTIPNDVKIPLLRAMHTKLYEPGWTFKESKEKDKIVLEEFDAIQTEFSLLDHKYQTVIADICKKMGAGMADFAALATPGKPVAEINSIADYDLYCHYVAGLVGEGLSGLFAASGKERSFIADQLTLSNSMGLLLQKTNIYRDLHEDVIDGRGFWPRAIWSKYGFNSMKELIDPERETEAMWAASEMVLDALRHATDALDYLTLLRCQSVFNFVAIPAVMAIATLERTFMNKKILKENVKIRKGETLRLIMRAMNPRDVSYIFREYARKIHAKVHKDDPNLLKLSIACGKIEQWAEHHYPSFIQIGNAAGNGVQSAIDPAAIKARQEKFMADLRAKGLIKEKSGETDGDEEAKKRYEAIQNEQAVSWLMIIGVIVGMLALMAAMGGIVVWVILTVYDE; from the exons ATGCGTTCGCGTCCTGCTTCCGCCCGTCTGCACAACATTCATACTCCTTCACTCTCTATACAGCCCACATcccatcttttctttgTATACATCACAAAAATGGGCATAGTAAACAATATTGTGACGG GCGTCACCCACCCC ATGGAGCTTCGGGCCATTGTCAATTTTGCCATTTGGCACGACACTAGGGATATCACTGATACTGTCGAGCTGCCGACGACCCATTATGACCGACCGACCATGCGAAAATGCTGGGATTTCCTCGATTTGACCAGTAGGAGTTTTGCAAGGGTCATCAGGGAGCTGGAAGGAGAACTTGCCAGGACT GTTTGTCTGTTCTATCTTGTGCTCCGTGCACTGGACACCGTCGAGGATGACATGACCATCCCCAACGATGTAAAgattcctcttcttcgcgcGATGCACACCAAGCTTTACGAGCCTGGATGGACATTCAAGGAgtcaaaggaaaaggacaagatTGTCTTGGAGGAGTTCGACGCTATTCAAACAGAGTTTTCTTTGCTCGACCACAA GTACCAGACTGTCATTGCCGATATTTgcaagaagatgggtgCTGGTATGGCCGACTTTGCCGCCCTTGCTACCCCCGGGAAACCTGTAGCTGAAATCAACTCCATTGCCGACTACGACCTTTACTGTCACTACGTCGCTGGTCTCGTCGGCGAAGGTCTTTCTGGTTTGTTCGCTGCCTCTGGCAAGGAACGCTCTTTTATCGCCGATCAACTTACTCTTTCCAACTCTATGggcctccttctccagaAGACTAACATCTACCGTGACTTGCACGAGGACGTTATCGACGGCCGAGGCTTTTGGCCTCGGGCCATCTGGTCAAAGTATGGTTTCAACTCTATGAAGGAGTTGATTGACCCTGAAAGGGAGACTGAGGCAATGTGGGCAGCGAGCGAAATGGTGCTCGATGCGTTGAGACATGCTACGGACGCTTTGGACTACTTGACGCTGTTGAGGTGCCAGAGTGTGTTCAACTTCGTGGCGATCCCTGCTGTCATGGCCATTGCGACTTTGGAGAGGACATTCATGAACAAGAAGATCTTGAAAGAAAATGTGAAGATcaggaagggagaaacTCTCAGG CTGATCATGCGAGCAATGAACCCTCGTGACGTGTCTTACATTTTCCGAGAGTACGCCCGCAAGATTCACGCGAAAGTGCACAAAGACGACcccaacctcctcaaacTTTCCATTGCTTGTGGCAAG ATTGAGCAATGGGCTGAACACCACTACCCCTCATTTATCCAGATCGGCAACGCCGCAGGCAATGGCGTCCAGTCTGCCATTGATCCC GCTGCGATCAAGGCCCGTCAAGAAAAGTTCATGGCCGACCTTCGCGCCAAGGGGCTcatcaaggagaagagcgGTGAAActgatggtgatgaagaggccaAGAAGCGATACGAGGCGATTCAAAATGAACAGGCCGTATCTTGGCTCATGATCATTGGTGTCATTGTCGGTATGTTGGCATTAATGGCTGCTATGGGAGGTATTGTTGTTTGGGTTATTCTGACAGTGTACGATGAG TAA
- a CDS encoding hypothetical protein (HMMPfam hit to IWS1_C, IWS1 C-terminus, score: 108.0, E(): 2.3e-29) → MSSPALDTIHDQTGEQDLHQEVQAQEHLPVEPTPEVQEEPESDHQDDDEQPEAQVLEQEQEQVAEQERLQDQEDQDQGAELVSQQPTAEEQEETRDELYNEVFGNQGSEASDLSDDEDVRMDEGEKYVPATATSAAKIPKFKKSKRDDEDEDEDEDEDEDDGGERRRKKKKRAERRRQRQEEEDEDEAPVLDEATQRRLALEERIDAIGKKPKAIRRKKKGDDDVDIVDSYHDDICARLRDRMIAAADKDEAANRIKMPGTAKLAMLDEVMGVLRNTTLWQSIVDNGVLEAVKRWLEPLPDKSLPSVGIQKAIFEVLPKMDLDTTTLKECRLGPIVLFYTKTKRVTPAINRQADALVQAWSRPIIKRPANYRSRYIESQNEVEQSQGGGGTGGGYSQSQRGPGERKFKRFDVKKALEENAHRKGARLQIVQDVQYTVAPEPKTHHHAEEMQHVSRIQQDNKKFNRFARQVKTKKH, encoded by the exons ATGTCCTCTCCCGCCCTTGACACCATTCACGATCAAACAGGAGAGCAGGACCTTCACCAGGAGGTGCAAGCGCAAGAGCACTTACCGGTTGAGCCTACGCCAGAAGTGCAAGAAGAGCCCGAGTCTGACCACCAGGACGACGATGAACAGCCCGAGGCTCAGGTGTTAGAACAAGAACAGGAACAGGTTGCAGAGCAAGAGAGGCTGCAGGACCAAGAGGACCAAGATCAAGGTGCGGAGCTGGTGTCACAGCAGCCCACAGCCGAGGAACAGGAGGAAACTCGAGATGAACTTTACAATGAAGTGTTCGGTAACCAAGGTTCTGAGGCTTCGGATTTGTcggacgatgaagatgtgagaatggatgagggagagaagTATGTGCCCGCTACTGCGACGAGTGCGGCCAAGATTCCCAAGTTCAAAAAGTCTAAaagggatgatgaggatgaagatgaggatgaggatgaggatgaggatgatgggggagagagaaggagaaagaagaagaagagggcagaaaggagaagacagaggcaagaggaagaagatgaagatgaagcacCTGTGCTTGATGAGGCCACTC AGCGACGCCTTGctttggaggagagaaTAGATGCTATTGGCAAGAAGCCTAAGGCCATtagacggaagaagaagggcgacGACGATGTTGAT ATTGTTGATTCTTATCACGACGACATTTGCGCCCGACTTCGAGACCGAATGATCGCTGCGGCGGACAAGGATGAGGCCGCCAACAGGATCAAAATGCCCGGTACAGCCAAGCTTGCCATGTTGGACGAAGTGATGGGTGTGTTGAGAAA CACGACCCTTTGGCAGTCGATCGTTGATAACGGTGTGCTCGAAGCTGTCAAGAGATGGCTTGAGCCTTTGCCTGACAAGAGCTTGCCTAGTGTTGGTATTCAGAAGGCCATTTTTGAGGTTCTTCCGAAG ATGGACCTCGACACGACCACCTTGAAGGAATGCCGTCTCGGTCccatcgtcctcttctATACCAAGACTAAGCGCGTCACGCCCGCTATCAATCGACAAGCCGACGCCCTCGTCCAGGCTTGGTCTCGGCCGATCATCAAGCGGCCAGCAAACTACCGATCACGATACATTGAGAGTCAGAATGAGGTTGAGCAGTCGCAAGGCGGTGGTGGTACTGGAGGTGGCTACAGTCAGAGCCAGCGAGGTCCGGGGGAGAGGAAATTTAAGAGATTTGATGTCAAGAAAGctttggaagagaatgCGCATAGGAAGGGCGCTAGGTTGCAGATTGTTCAG GATGTGCAATATACTGTTGCGCCTGAACCCAAGACGCATCATCACGCCGAAGAGATGCAACATGTCTCCCGAATCCAGCAAGATAATAAAAAGTTCAACAGGTTTGCTAGACAAGTCAAAACGAAGAAGCATTAG